CTAGAAATCACAATATTATAAAGGTGTgtcaatataattttattcagCAAATGGCCTATAACATCCAGTGCTGTGATATATGCTCCATTACAATGGCAGTTTCGTTCAAAAAGATTATAAGATATTGACATGACTGTTTTTCCCAATCCGACTACTAACACAAACACCCAactgctcacattttctttctctatgtttTACTATTTATGCATGCTATATCATACATTTTGGGGGCTTTCTGTTGAGCGCTTCTCTCGAAAGGAGAAATTGGTGAGGTATATACCCCAAAAGAACATGGCCTATCTGAAACCTGTTGTCATctggaaatatttgaataaatgtaaAGGATTATTTGTACAAATTATTATTTGCAGTTATTATCCTCTCCAAGTGGTAAGAATATAAGTGTTGGAgttttgaacacattttcataaTGGAATAAACACAAACCATACATCTGGGAATACTTAAAGCTGTCGGTATGATGAACAGGTCATGTTTCCAGTTCAGTTTATAGGTAAAAATGTGGCCAAATTTGGATGTAAAGGGTGCAATTTCTGATTTAATGAGAAAACTAGAAATTATCCTTTGAATCCATATGCTGACTTATCAGTCTCTTTATGGCATTCCTAATGTCTCTATTTCTCAGTGTGTAAATGGCTGGATTCAGGAGAGGTGTGATTACTGTGTAAAACACAGCAAGAAACTTGTCCACCCAAGTGATGCTAAGTGGCCACAGATAGATGAAGATGCAGGGTCCAAAGAACAGCAGCACCACTGTGATGTGGGCGGTACAGGTAGACAGTGCCTTTGATGCTCCATTCTTAGAGTGAAGGCGCACTGTTACTAGGATATAGGTGTAGGAGATGAGTAGGATAATGAAGCAAGTTGTTGCCAAGACCCCGCTGTCAGCATTTATCAATATTCCTAGAGTATGTGTGTCCATGCAGGCCAATTTGATCACCAAAGGGATATCACAGAAAAAACTGTCCACTGTTCTGGGTCCACAGAAGGGCAGATCTAAAATCATAGCTAGTTGGCTCATGGCATGCACAAAGCCAATGACCCATGATATCAAAACCAGCCAGACGCACTTTTGTCTGTCCATGATGCTGGAATAACGGagtggcttgcagatggccacataaCGGTCATAGGCCATTGTCACGAGTAGCACCATCTCACTCCCTCCAAAAAAATGCACACAGAGGATCTGGCTCATGCATCCACCGAAGGAGATGGTCTTATTATCCTTTAGGAAGTCTATGATCAGTTTAGGGGTAGTTACTGAGGAAACGCAGAAGTCCACAAATGAGAGATTGGCTAAGAGGAAGTACATCGGGGAGTGGAGATGAGGGTCAGTGATGAACAAGAACACGACAAGGAGGTTGCCCACAACCGTCATCAGGTAAAGCATGGAAAATGGCAGTAAGAGGAAGGTCTGGAGCTCTCTTGAATTACAAAGTCCACGAAAAATAAACTCAGACACCACAGACTGGTTAGCTTCCTCCATTTAGTACGTTGTGTTCTCATGTGACCCAAAGGAAGAACTAAGAACTtctagaatggaaagaaaaatgtaattaatgctCAGGTTCTGGAGAGCAGATAAGTAGTACTCACGTCAAAAATTCAAATCATACCATTGTACAAAAgctcaaaatggaaaataaagtttttgtGAATTTATAAGTAGGCACAGTCTGATGGCCCAGAAGGAGAGCTAAGTATAGAAGTGTAGGTCAAAAGCCTTACCTAGCTTAAGTATAGTTGTTatgggaataaaaaatgaatattcagtTAAAAATTTCAATAGTAATATATTGGGTAAATAATTTCTCCAAGGCTTGAATGTGCCTCTTCTGCAGGAAAATGAGTAGctttaaatatattcagaagTTATTTCCCAGAATCCGGGAAATAATCAAATGCTACATTTCTGACACAAAACTTGCTTCCCAGAAACAAATATTGCTTTATGAAAATGTGTTAGCAGACTGAACCAATTATTTCACTGACTCTGGGAAAAACCGTTCATCAAATGACTTGAGAAAAGATAGTTGTGTTTCCAAAGAGATCCCAGTTACAGACTGTGCGTTCCTAGTATCCAGTATTTCCCTGCATTTGGAATCTGCCCGTGGAAGAATATGACCACAAACTCCTGTTTCCCTTGGCCTGAGTAACATTAACATGCCTTGATGGTCCCTGGTTCTCGGTTCTCATTGGtaacagagatttcttttttgaggcTGTCCTAAATGAAGGATATATGAAAGCTACTTTTACTCCTGACTGTTCTTcaggagaaaatataaattctaagttCGTTTGTATGTAAACTcttcatttctattgtttaactTGAGCTCTGTGGAAATACATATGTTTACTATTTTCTGTAAGCCAGGAGGCCAaggtcttttttcatttttccttctctttttccatttcttctttggtctCTCTTCATATCTCCATCTTTCTCataacctaattttttttaaagttcatgttATAAAAGGGACTAATTAGCTCTAATTATATAGCACATCTATGTTAAGCACCTTGAAAACAGTTATCTGTcttatttattcatatgtttGTAATCCTTCTGCCGGGCTTAaagcattttgcatttccaccagcaatgtgtgaatTACCTGTGTTTTCACAGGCTGTCCAATGCGATGTTATTGTCATATGATGATGAGAAATGGGAAGtgtatgtggttttaatttcttattgtgattttatgcattttctccattttgaagGATTGATGTTCTTTTTactccttcttttctgttttactttttcctattaggttttgttctttctccttctaagTATTTTTCCATAAAAAGTAAGACTTTGTTAGAAAAATCAACATGTGCTTATGTTGTCCTTGTTAATATCATCTCACTATTgaattctaattatttatttcaatttaatgtcctttaatatattttttggttaGAATACTTCACATAAACCTCACAAACTATGTACATACATACCCAAATTATCTATTTTCCGAgttgtaaattaaaaactaaaaaaaactagaatataaACAGGTCTTTGTGACTCCAAAGCTTCCAATAGAATTTTCCTGCTCGAAATGGCACCTGGTTGAAACCTTGATTTTGACAAGACTAAGACAATAAAtacaatttcttaaatttttttttttttaagaaaataagacaggggagcctggttggctcggtcggttaagtatccaactttagctcaggtcatgatctcatggtctggtccatgggtttgagccccacatggggctctgtgctgacacctcagagcttggaggctccttcagattctgtttctccctctctctctgccctctctctctctcaaaaataaacattaaagtctTCTGAGGTAAGACTTTTTGTTCTATGAAGAGGTAacagagacacaaataaatgtaaatggctaGTAACGATAGGAGTGAGATACACCGTTTCACATTAAAATCTATTCAGGttcattgttttgaattttaggtACTTTGCCCTACAGTTTTTGACTGAAACATTTCTCCATTTGCTGCTTTGATCAGGGGTAAAACAAGTAAAATccaaaaggaattagaaaatgtCAGGATAGGTTGGAGGGTTTTTGAGAACCCATCTTCCCCTACCTGGGCATCTGGCAGCATTTAAGGTCATAGAAAGGCAATGCTGTTGTTAGTATTTGAAATGCTGTTAGGAATTCGGAAGTCCCAGGGATTTGTTGGGAGAGAAAACCCATAATCTTTCCCAAAAGACATGAACCAAATAACACATTCAGAACTCTAAGCTCTATAGATAggtatggaaaaaaaatgctttaggaaaaaaaaaaaaagaatttagtctTAACCTGTGTGGAAGACATTAAAAGTGTGAGTTCAAACATCAATTATCTGGGATATACTTACACTACACAGATCACCTCTGAAACCGATTTCTTCGTTTACTGAGAGGGCTGACTCCAGAGTCTGCTTTAGGTGAAATGAATTGCAAGTAATTTTCTGCCATGAGCATTATTGGAGGGACTGTGTCCTCCTCAGTGTGCCAAGTGTGCACTCTGAAGAGTATTGGAGGCTTTCCATCTCTATCTCTGTGTTTTAAGTAGAGCCACATATTTGGAAAGGTTTTCCCTGTCATGCTCTTGGGGGATCCTTAGCTTCCAAGTTTCCCTGAGGAAAAGCTGGGCGTTGAGGGCATCATGCAATAAAAATCCACCCTTTTCAAAGTAGATTCAAGTTAGTCTAGTTAAATACAAGGGAAAGTATAAGAGAAAGGCATTTcgagccttttatttcttcatgtattaggagaatgtaattttctttcttttgccttgtaTGTACCATGACATAAAGGGAACTAAGATATTGGTATCAATCCCAGCAGAATTTAGATGATTTACGTAGATGGGCAGGTGACAGCTAGCTCGTCTTTGGCATGTTGCAACTAGGCTCATATTTAAGGGCCTACTTGAACCTCGCTTCTTGGATTTCAGAGAAATGTTAGGTCTCAACCTTCATGGTACTTCCTTATGCAGGGTCCTGTATATTAGTAGTTTGAGTGTAAACCATACTATAGGCATTTCTCTAAGTgtttaaaagataatgaaaggaTAGTTCTTAATTCActcttttattaaagaaataatataaaaatgcatgttaAGTTACTAGGATTTAAACTATTAACATTAGATTTATTTACATCAAATTTTGAAGTATCTCTTCATCTGTCCTTTCCAATGTCATCCAGTCTTGCAGGTAACAGCTACCAATCCTACAGGGCATCCTTGTTACTGTTCCCATCAGTTAAAATGAGTATACCTATCAACTTAATGTCTTTAGAGAATTTAGCACTTTATctgtcttttgtgtttgtttgcaatgttgattttaaagaaattagatgTGAAAGGCtattgataaaaatgtttcatttctttcttctcttatccCTTATTGGCTCTGCTTTTGCTTGTCTTCTTGCTGTCTCATTGTCTCCCTCTAAGATTTCATCTGTTTCATGTCTAGATCTCAAAGCCTTTAATATATTTGCTCCATGATCCATTTTATACCCTGAGGCCTAGAATCCAGCACCTCTCAGTCTGAGAACAGAAAGATTCAATGCCTATTCACTTGCTTGTGTGCGACGACTCACTTTCCAGACAGCATCTCGTATCATCATGATACAACATAGGTCtatttttacagaggagaaaacaggcaaaaagagGCTAAGTGACTTTCCTAAACCTTACAGCTGTGACATGAAAGACCAACAAGAGATACCCTCTGAGTAAGGATGCTGGTTCAGAGGTGAGTTTGAGGAAGTACACAATCaccatgaaacttaaaaaaaagtaaaaacacttgTAATGCaataaagtatttcattttataaatgtttttgtaatttatagTTTTCACAGAAACACAGTTTACATATAgcaaaattaaatcttttaagtATTCAGTTCTGTAgttacacatacatgtatatttttgaagtttttatttaaattgcagttatttaacatacagtgtaatattagtttcagttgtacaacatactgattcaacactttcatacaacactcGGTGCTCTTCGtgaccagtgccctccttaatgcctatcacgtATGTAacccttcccctcaccctcctcctctccagcaacccccactttgttctctgtatttaagaatcccTTATATCCTCAGGGATAAAGTTAGGGATAGGACTGGTACAGCAATAAATATGGATATTTATGGTGCTAGTGATTGTGAGAGTTTTTCAATGAATAGCTTCAGAGCATCTGTGATAGATTATAGTAGGTCATGGGGGCCAGTGGTGTTTAGTTCTTTATGAAGTTGTATATAGGTTAATACTTTTCACGTGATTAGTGTGAGGAATGTTTCAGGAAGGAGCATAGGTATAATTAGGCAGAATATTAATTATGAATGTGGTTTAGGAAGAGGAATTAAATCTCTGGTAATGaagtttcattaaattttttttaatgtttatttatttatttatgttgagagagagaaagcacgagttggggagggccagagagagagagaatcccaagcaggctccacactatcagagcagagtctgatgcaaggctcaatttCGCCAACAGTGgcatcataacctgaactgaaatgagttcgatgctcaactgactgagccacacaggcaccccacgTTTAAGTTTTACACAGTTACTTGGCCATGTTCTTTGGTGGGGATAGGTATAAATTAATTAGattaatattatcttatttattaatgTGAGGGCACTTTTGTAATGCAGTCcttatttctcttgtctttttctaCTGGGGGTAACGTAGAACAGATAGACAGTGACCTGGATTACTCAGATCTGAACTCAGATCACATAGAACTTTAATTGTTGAACAAACCAACCATTAATAATGGTTACAGCATTAGGGTGTCCTGACCCAACCTTGAGGTCATAAACCTTATGAAGCTTTGAATAAGATAGTGCTGTTATCCCTAGGGTAAGTTGTTCTGTTGATCAGTATTTTGGATCAATAAGTGATAAACTATTTGACTGGTTGGTCTAGATTTTAATTGCttgaaggttattttttttatccaaggTCATGTCAAACAAAATTGTTAGTCCATTTACCGTTTAATTGTCTATTATTTGGTtaaattttttgttcatttttggacTGATTAATTAAAGCTCCATAGGGTCTTCTTTTCTTATGTCATTCTTGCCTTCTCACAGGAAAGTCATTTTCATTGATTAAGAGTAAGAGTAAGTAAACCCTTATATGGTCACTCATACGAGTTCCTTTTTTCCAGAACAAATGATTATGTTGCCTTTACACAGTGAGGATACTGTAGCCATTAAATAGATGTCACTGGGCAAGCAGTGCCTCTAATACTAGAAATGCCAGAGGTAATGTTTTTTCTAAACAAGTGAGGTTTGTGTTTGCTGAgtttctttgacttttaaaaatctttccttaaATGCATACCTGTGTTGGGTCAACAATTAATTTAATAAGTAATGAATTATtgggttaaatttattttgttaactaTCAGTGATTGTCCATTCTAATATAAGCTTATGCAAGGAGAAATAACTCATGTTACTCAAGTGAATGGTATTGCTTCTATTAATTAATAGATTAATCCAGTATTAGGTTAGTAGTTGGTCCTTagtgttggaattttgataaatatattgtTGACCTTGGATACTTTAATTGGTGACCACTTCTAGGCCAACTAAGGTGTTGTTCATTCTTACTATCCAAGGAAGGTTGTATCCTATATCTAAAGATTGTAccttttagttaattaatttatttttatttattttttaaagcttatgtatttattttgagggagggagagaatgagaatgtatttattttgaggggaggggcaagtgggagaaggagagagagaatcccaagcatactctagattgtcagctcagagcctgatgtggggcttgatctcatgtaatgtgagatcatgacttgagtagaaatcaggagtcagatgtttaactaactgagccacccaggtgcctgtaggCTGTACCTGTttagaaaagtatttaaatttatgttgaaattattattttttaagataagtttaaaaatgaactaaaattctGTTCTGGATGACCAGCTATCACTAGACATGATAGGCTTTTCACCTCTACCTGTAAATCTTCTCACTCTTTGGCTACATAGGTGACTTTGTTCTTTGTAATTGTTTATGGGTAGCTTGTCTGGTTTCAGGGTAGTTAAGTTCTTTTTAATTGTTCTAAGTAAATAATTaggcaaaaataaaagtgtaaactTTGCTATTTAgtgcttttaatatttcttttatcattcttttatgGTACCTTTTCTATAGCACCAATTAGAAATTTCATCTCCTATActcataatttaatttaatttttagatgtttatttattttttgagggggggggggaggggcagaggaattGGGAGATAGAGAAGCTTTAGCAGGCTCCATGGCCAGCAcggggcctgatgcagggctccatctcacaagtgtgagatcatgacatgagcctaaatcaagagatgcttaaccaattgagacacccaggtgccccaaatatttttaattttaaataagtgttttgtttaattcatttataattattgaGTTTGGTAACTTTGGGCTAGCTTTAGTTCAAGTGctcatattaaataaaatctcCTGGGTGTAAACCAGGTGCTTTATTCAAGGTACGCTTTGATCTGTCTAAACACACTTTCCAGGATGTTTACCTTATTACCTCctcttatatatataatgattattAATAAGTTATATGTAAGTTTTGATATTTGAGGAAGGTGGCATGTGTTTG
The sequence above is a segment of the Panthera leo isolate Ple1 chromosome B3, P.leo_Ple1_pat1.1, whole genome shotgun sequence genome. Coding sequences within it:
- the LOC122222567 gene encoding olfactory receptor 4K3-like, whose product is MEEANQSVVSEFIFRGLCNSRELQTFLLLPFSMLYLMTVVGNLLVVFLFITDPHLHSPMYFLLANLSFVDFCVSSVTTPKLIIDFLKDNKTISFGGCMSQILCVHFFGGSEMVLLVTMAYDRYVAICKPLRYSSIMDRQKCVWLVLISWVIGFVHAMSQLAMILDLPFCGPRTVDSFFCDIPLVIKLACMDTHTLGILINADSGVLATTCFIILLISYTYILVTVRLHSKNGASKALSTCTAHITVVLLFFGPCIFIYLWPLSITWVDKFLAVFYTVITPLLNPAIYTLRNRDIRNAIKRLISQHMDSKDNF